The DNA sequence AGGCGAATGATTGATTGACGGATAGAAGGCCTgccagacagactgacaggccTCGCTGACTCAGTGTCTGAGAATGAAGAGTCAGAGGCTGGAATgagcgagcgagggaggagagacatagagaaagagagagagagagagagagtaatgaAACATTTAGAGAACATAAAGTGGAAAATGACTCTGTTAACTCACCTCTGATATCTGGTTCGCTgccagaccacacacacacacacacacacacacacacactcacacacggaTGAACAGATATGGATGACtgcacaggtacacacacatgaacacgtgtaacacacacacacacacacacacacacacactacatacCTGGCTGGGTGGGCTCTGCTGCTCCAGGCTACAGTCGCAGTTGTAACTCGTCTCCGTGGCAACGACAACAATGCTCAGGTGCCAATCAGAAGCCTGATGGAGCGGACAGGTCGCTCTTTAcattagatgtgtgtgtatgttctcTGTGACATTCATCAAACACAATATATTCATGAACTCGTGAATTTGCTTTAAATTTCTGCAGCCAAATGAGCTCCTCATTATCTCGGTGgatacagatgtttttgtcagtttgaacCTGTAATTTCTGACTATTATCTTCTTCCCTAACTTGTAATTGCGAGCGTGTGAGTCACGACTTAATTGGAGTGgagtttggaaaatgttttttttttaaaaaaagagatagcAGGTATTATTTCCCCTCACTTTACAGTAATGCGACCACATGATCGGTGCGAGGTCAAACTCCCCCTGAGAGATTAGAGAAGGAAGCGCTTCTAAGCGTTTGTGCAACTTTAATGCTCATAATCGGTCTATTTCTGAGTAAATACACATAATGATACTAAATTGGCCTTTCAGTCAATAGACTGTTACACTCTGACAACAGGACAAGACATTTGTTTGACACTGACTGACTTTAACTCACTGTGCAGgtgaaatgttacatgttaagGTAGCAGGCAGATGTTTTCATTAACCCTGAtgagcttgtttgttttgcttttctgtaatattcatattttctaGCAGTTCTTGTTTGTACCTGCAGAGGACAGTGCAGCTCTACAGTTACAGCCTGCTCTGCTTCATGTCTCTGTgtcatgaagacaaacatgCTCCAGGGCTTCATTTGCAAAATATACTGTAAGATAATCTACCAAAGACCACCAGAATATCATAAATGATCTGTTACCTGTCTGACACACGATACAAACATGATGTCTGTGGTGCTTCAGTTTACAGGGAGTAAAATAATAGAGGTGACCTGGAGAGAATGATGTGATTTGTCAATATTTTACTGAAAATACAGCGTTCAATTATTCCAATTATCATATATTATAGAGGTCTGTTAGCCGACACACAGCAGGTCAACTGACCAGGCAAAGGGTTTGAATTTGTGtctaaaaagagaaacaattcAACATTTATTAAACGCTATATTTacttatatatttaaaaatgcttaaaaatgcaacaaacgCTATTTTTTCTtgtatatttcattcattatctttttttataataaaactTGTAGGAAATTGACctaaaatttgaaaatgaactaAAACGAAGTGTAAACATGAcgttttgtttcagctgttcaTATCACTGAAGGTCATAAATCAGATCGTGATGAAGGTGCAGCAGCTCAAGTTTTTGATTTGTTCTTTTGCCTGAAGAAGCTTTCGATTACACGATGGTCTCCGAACCCAGCAGGAACTCGGAGTCTAAAAATATTGTGTATGGTGCCAGTGTTCGTGTAATTTCTCGTGCTTAATTACTGATGTGGGCTGAACAGCTACAACGTGGATTTACAGTACAAAGCAGCACAGAGGCTTCTTCATGTATCTATACCCCTGtccataaagaaaaaaaacctgctggaACAAGCTGCACAATGTGGTGGAACttaaaaagacataaatcaaGGTTGACTAGAGCACCAATATTCAGTAATGACCTGGTGCAGCGGACGTTTTGCTGGAATAAACCGACACTGGGTGAAATATTTGAGTTGTAAATCTCCTGGAAAGACCTCTCTTCCCCTGCACTGCACCTCCACCCCAAATACAATCAGCCAAACGGAAGATTTCCCAGACCGAGGGCAATATTTCTTCACAAGTTCACAACAGGATTATTCTGTCCAAACAGCAGCCGAGGAGCCAAGGAGGTTCAGTTAAACAAACGTTTCTCAGAGCCGCTctggaagcagagagagagagagagagagagaaaaaactgtTTGTCTGGACAAGAAACATCAAACTGGTGCCAAGTTAAAAGACAAAAGGTAAAGACAGGTGGAAGTAAGGGTGTAATATTTAATTCAAGACATAGAGGGAATTGTTCACGACACTACAATTATAGTCTTTACCGCTGTGAGCACTTAGACGCTGCGTATAAAACCCTCAGGCAAGTGACATCCTGACCTGAGCTGTGTTTTTGAGAAAGAGGCATGTTGGCAGTTGTTGCATAATGTTTGACGCAGAgaataattagaaaaaaaagttgcaaaaatTGGctaaaacatgtcagcatcatGAGTCTGATCTGAACCTGTGTGAGGTTCCCTCTCTGGGTGTTTTGCGGGGTTCCTTTTGTAATAAGTTTTCCATCTTTTGTCACCTTTCTAATGAAGCCTGGAGGGGCTAACGTCTGCTGTCTGGTTCTGCTGATgtctggccttttttttctctttatcagAAGGTGCTGAAGACGAGAGAGGAATTCCTTTACATTACAGCTTGCAGTGTGTTCCGCCTCTGCAGCGGCCCAGCGTGTTTGCAGATAACAGATGAAGAAGTCATGTCAGGTTTTTGATGACGGGCCTGGACCAGACAGGCTTCCAGCGTTTGCTTTGATAAACGTTCAAACTGTACGTAGATGCTTCAGGTGCTTCACTGAAGATTTACACGGTCGCTTaatacagtatttacattttctgtcgaATTTAAACATGCCAAATAATCTGTCGCCTCTCTTCttctcaagatttttttttttctggacctTCACCAGTTTGCATTCAGCAGTAAAAGGCCCACAGATGATGCCACAGCCACTGCCCTCCCTCCAACAAACAATGCAAGTCACAGTGTTATCACTGGTGTGGTATTTTGCAAAGTACATCGAGTGTGCTTATTGTTCCCAGTCGACTGGGCttcgtgttttttttccgctgGATTTACGGGAAGAAAAGATGAAGTCCTCGTCCTGTCGAGTGCACCGGGTCATCATGTCACAGGGTGGTTTAAATCAGCATTATGTAACATGAAATTACATCATCAGACGAGTCAAAGTGAAAGTTTCTGCAccttttctgcttctgtcaatacatgtaaacactttgtaaataaatgtatgtgtctGTTGTGAAGGAATGTGCATATCTTCTGATTTTACAACTTCATCCAGATGTGAAAACATACAATAGTTCATCTACTCTGTTGAAAGTTAAGAAGAAGAATAATCATCAACTAATTTATAGATGCAAGAGAAAAGtagtaaaagtgaaaatgttgtttgggTTTCCTGTTTTTCGTCCCAGGAAACGGGGGGAGCAGGACGACTGCCAGACTCCCACTCATGTCTTGCACCATATCTACTTGATTTATGTTTCCTCTCGGTCAAGTGGGAGTCTTTAAAACACCGCGGTCGGTTGTAGCTGTTTGTTAAACCGGCATCATggcgacagagagagatgttctGGTGGCCGccgctgtttttgtttttgccctcGTTTCACACAGTGAGTTCGCGACTCGACGTTTAGGAGTTCACTTCTTGTCGCTGTCTTGTTTCTATTGTATCATTGTGTTACCTTGtatttgctgtttgtgtttgctacTGCAAACAACCAGAGATGTTAAAATGGTGTATTGTTCTTCTGCTCACACCCAGGCGAGGGTATAATTGGTGGCAGAGAGGCAGCGCCACACTCTCGGCCCTACATGGCCTCCATCCAGGTGCCAGAAGGAGAGAATATGAAGCACGAGTGTGGAGGGTTTGTGATTGCAGATCAGTGGGTGATGACTGCAGTGCACTGTCTGCCAACAGGGTGAGGCTACCTTCTATCACAAATCTAGTTCTgtggaaatgtaattaaaatatgattttgttTGTGGGTTTTACTGGCAATAATATTTctaactgtgattttttttttttcccccacaggCCAAATGGAAGGAAAGTGGTGCTGGGCGTTCACTCTCTGAGCGAACCTGAAGACACGAAGCAGACGTTTGATATTTTGGAGCTTCACAATCACCCAGACTTCAGCCACGTTAATTATGATAATGACATTGCTTTAATCAAGGTGAGTGTATgttttgtgtacatgtgtttgtgtaggagGAACAACTCAACAACAGAAGCCTGAGATCTAGAGATGGAGTCAAATAATGtgtgatttattcatttctcctgcagctggaTCGTCCATTTAACGCCACTGAAGCTGTTCAGTCTGTGCAGTACCTGCGAGCAGGCGGCACGAACCCCGACACAGATGCAGAGGTGGAAACAGCCGGCTGGGGATCCCTGGATAACCTGGGGTCCAGACCGGATAAGCTGAAGGAGGTGGTCCTGGAGATCGTCAGCTGGCAGCGGTGCAGACGCTCTGATTACTTCGGCAGAAAGTTCACCAGTAACATGATGTGTGCACATAAAGTGTGTCCAGACCCCTGCGACAAACCCCTGAAGAAAGAAGACACTTGTGATGTAAGTTTGAGCTCCTTCTCTTACACTGATTTATGaaggtttgtatttttttttaaatggaataGACAATATGACGTTATGACGACCATAAGCTGAgtaaatttagttttttcttctgttttctgtgcttgAAACTTTAGATAATTTATAGTAAAGTCagataatgtttttatttgcttgacATAAACTACAAATTGTTTGCCAGATATCAAACTTTGAATCAGAACTGTAGGAACCCAAAACCGTCTGTGGTTGCATTAATGTTTTTGATGCGGTAACCTTGATATCACATTCGTTAGTTTGACATATGAAGCTTGTTTTCTCGTTGTCACAGAtcaattttgatttttcatcaGAAAGCACGAACACACAGAACTCTGTGATGCAGTTTGGGGTATTTCAAAGCGAACCATGTGAACTTTTTATAAACTTCTGCCATTtgttgccagttttttttttgcaaactctAAACTTGTTGAGACATTAAACATCTTAGCTTGCATAAGTTAGCACGTagctctgctgcagagcctcgcAGAGCTGCTCGCCCGGCTGTAGATCTTGCAGTGTGatatctgctgtgtttacagttttaatTGTCAGTGACCTTTCACTGTCATTCTTCTCTTCCTGCCTACTGGAGTCACTGCTGCTCTTTATCAGATGAAGGTCTACGTAGGTTTCCGTTACTTCCTGTTCTGCTTGTCTTTCTGTCGTCCCTCAGGGCGACTCTGGCGGTCCTCTGCTCTACAACGGCATCGTGGTGGGAATCACTTCCAACGGAGGAAGAAAGTGTGGCCAGTTGAAAAAGCCTGGAATTTACACCGTCATCTCGCACTACACCGAGTGGATTGACGGTATCATGAGCCCACAGACCACTGCGGCGCTGGAACCAAGCAGTTAAATCAAGGAGAGCAGGCGGCCATGTTTCTGCCACGTTCCTGCTTCAACCTACTGAGTTTTGTTATTCTTCTTGTATATTAAAGTGTTTACAGTGTATGTTTATGTTCTGATTAACCACAATaatacatttcacaacattttatcaaCTCACATtataaagaaatcaataaaaaagacAGTCGATCTCATTCAGGTGTCACGTTTGTCTTGAGTTCTTCTTCAGCATGTTGAACAATAAACATCAGAAATGAGAGCAAAGATAAAATCTGCAGGGACGAAACATCGACACGAAAGGTTCACTATGAGCACAAAGATAAACAGTTGTGACgcaaactgcaaaaaaataaaaacgtaaGAGTTACACAATATCTGCTTTAATAAAATCCAAACAGAACTGTGCATCAGTCTTGTTTTTAGGCAGTTGCAGTTGGCAGCAGA is a window from the Acanthopagrus latus isolate v.2019 chromosome 16, fAcaLat1.1, whole genome shotgun sequence genome containing:
- the cfd gene encoding complement factor D, whose product is MATERDVLVAAAVFVFALVSHSEGIIGGREAAPHSRPYMASIQVPEGENMKHECGGFVIADQWVMTAVHCLPTGPNGRKVVLGVHSLSEPEDTKQTFDILELHNHPDFSHVNYDNDIALIKLDRPFNATEAVQSVQYLRAGGTNPDTDAEVETAGWGSLDNLGSRPDKLKEVVLEIVSWQRCRRSDYFGRKFTSNMMCAHKVCPDPCDKPLKKEDTCDGDSGGPLLYNGIVVGITSNGGRKCGQLKKPGIYTVISHYTEWIDGIMSPQTTAALEPSS